GGCTTAGCATCAGCCTCTGGCAGGAGAGCAAATGGCTACCAAATAGAGGCCGTGAATCATGGAGTTAGCTTTCCGCTCCCAACGTTGATCGAATGTGATGATTTACCCGATAATCGTGATGAAATACCAACGCCAGAGGCTGCTCTTCATTATCCGCACCTGAAGAGCCTTGCCAGTGAAATTCCCCCACTGGACAATGAGGCGCAGATTCTTCTCCTGCTCGGTAGGGACATTCTCCGGGTTCACAAGGTGAGACAGCAGATAAGCAGTCCAGGTGATTCTCCCTTTGCACAAAGGCTAGACCTTGGGTGGGTATTGGTAGGCGATGTGTGTTTGGGAAAGGTCCATAAGCCCATTGTCCACAACTTTAAGACAAACATACTAGAAGATGGAAGACCTTCACTGTTCAGACCCTGTGAAAACCACGTCCAGTCAATAGGCTACTTCACAGTTGCCATACTGCCGTGGTGGATAAAGACTCACTCGGCCTTACAGTCTTCAAGAGAACGGCAGATGATGACAAACGCGCCTTTTCCATAGAAGACGAACAGTTTTTGCAAATAATGGACAATGAGGTTTTCCAGGACAAGGCAAAGAGTTGGGTGGCTCCCCTTCCATTCAAGTTTCCCAGGCCGCCTTTGCCCAACAATCGGGAGCAAGCAATGAACCGCCTCTCTTCACTACAGCGCATGTTAGAGCGTAAGCCAGAAATGAAAGGCCAGTTTATTGCCTTTATGCAAAAGATATTTGACAACAGTCATGCAGAGCCAGCATCCCTACTGCCAAGAGGGAAAGAGTGCTGGTACTTGCCAATGTTTGGGGTCTATCATCCGAGGAAACCTGGCCAAATCAGGGTTGTCTTCGACTCAAGCGCCCAATACAACGGCATCTCCCTAAACAACGTGCTGCTCAGCGGACCAGACTTGAATAACAGTCTTTTGGGAGTCCTCATTCGTTTCAGAAGAGAGCGAGTAGCAATCATGGCCGACATCGAACAGATGTTTCACTGCTTTGTCGTGAGAGAAGATCACCGAGACTACTTACGCTTCCTCTGGTATCGAGATAATGACCCCAGTAAGGACATCATTGAGTACAGGATGAGGGTTCATGTATTCGGCAACAGCCCTTCTCCAGCCGTGGCAACGTATTGTCTAAGGAGAGCAGCAAAGAAGGGAGAGCGACAGTACGGGTCAGACACCAGACGCTTCATAGAGCAAGAGTTCTATGTAGATGACGGTCTCTTTTCCACACCAACAGAAGACGAGGCAATTTCCCTGTTGCAAAAAACCCAAGCATCGCTCTTAGAGTCAAACTTAAGACTTCACAAAATTGCATCCAACAGCATTGAAGTCTTAAGAGCTTTCCCAGCTGGAGATCATGCTAAGGACATGAAAGATCTCTACTTGGATGGAGACTCAGCCACCACACACCGAAGCCTTGGATTGAGTTGGGATGTCAAAAGGGATATATTCACCTTCCAAGTCTCCATCAAAGACAAGCCATTCACGAAACGTGGTGTCCTCTCCACCATAAACAGCCTTTACGATCCTCTCGGCTTCGTTGCTCCCGTGACCATTCGAGGAAAGTCGTTGCTTAGGGAGCTCACCCTGAACGGAACTGACTGGGACAGCCCGCTGCCTCAAGACAAATCCGAGGTTTGGGAGACATGGAGAGATTCACTACAGGAATTGCAACATCTTCACCTCCCTCGAACCTACACTGGTACCTCTTGCTCCAATGCTAGTCGGAAGGAGTTATGTGTTTTCTCAGACGCCTCAACCAAAGCAATCGGCGCCGTGGTATACCTGAAGACTACAGACGAAAACGGCCAGATACATGTGGGTTTCGTCTTCGGAAAAGCTAGACTCGCACCTCCAAATGAACCAACAATACCCAGATTGGAACTCTGTGTGGCAGTGCTAGCCGTAGAAATAGCCGAATTCATTGTTCAAGAGATCAACATTCAAGTTGATGCTGTTACCTTCTACTGCGACAGTAAAGTGGTGCTGGGCTATATTCATAATCAGTCAAAACGCTTTTATGTGTATGTCCACAACAGGGTTCAGAGAATCCGCCAGTCTACGGGACCAAACCAATGGAAGTATGTGCCTACGGAACACAACCCAGTCGACCATGCTTCTAGGTCAGTCCAAGCCTCAAAGCTCACTAGGACCAGCTGGCTCACCGGTCCAGCTTTCTTAAGCAAACCACACTCAACTATTGAGCAGCTAGAGACCTTTGAGCTCATCAATCCAGATTCTGACGTAGAAATCCGATCGCAAGTAACAAGCTGTGTCACAAGTCAAAAGGTCAACCAATTGGATCCTGAGAGGTTTACCAAATTCTCATCCTGGAAGTCCTTACAAAGAGCAGTTGCCACGCTTGTTCACGTGGTTCGTTCTTTCAAGAAGGACAGAAGGACAACAGGATGTAATGGTTGGCACTGGTGTCCAAAACCCTTTACCACTGATGAGTTGTCGAAGGCCACGGCAGCAATTATTCTCGCTGTACAGCGGACCTCCTTCTCTGAAGAATTAGCTGTTCTATCGGTTGGAGATGAAATTTCCAAAAGAAGCCCATTAGTTAAGCTAAATCCGACTGCAGATCCCAAAGGCCTACTAAGGATTGGAGGCAGGCTTGAGCTTGCCGATTTAAGCGACAGAGAAAGGCATCCAGTTATTCTTTTAGGAAAATGCCATGTGTCCACGTTGCTCATCAGACACCATCATGAGCAGGTTGAGCATCAAGGTCGGACAATCACTGAAGGCGCCGTTCGAGCTGCTGGTATATGGCTACTTGGTGGCAAGCGCTGCATAAGTGCTGTTCTTCATGCATGTGTCATCTGCCGAAGGCTCCGTAAAAAAGGAGAGAAACAAATTATGTCAGACCTCCCGCCGGAACGACTGAGCACTTCGCCACCTTTTACCTACACTGGTCTGGATGTTTTCGGTCCTTGGATTGTGACAGCAAGGCGCACAAGAGGAGGGATGGCTCAGAGTAAGCGCTGGGCCGTACTCTTCACCTGCATGAGCACGCGTGCGGTCCACATAGAAGTCATTGATTCTTTAGACACTTCTTCATTCATCAATGCCTTAAGAAGATTCTTTGCCATCCGTGGTCCTTCCAAACAGCTACACTCCGACTGTGGGACAAATTTCATCGGTGCTTGCAGAGAGCTGGAGTTCCATAAGGTGGTGACCGAATCAGAAGTCCAGAGGTACACAAGCAATCAAGGATGCACATGGCGTTTCAACCCACCTCACTCTTCGCacatgggtggtgtgtgggaacGCATGGTGGGAATTGCGAGGAGAATCTTAGACTCAATGTTAATGCGTACTCCTTCCTCCACTTTGTCTCATGAAGTCCTGTGCACTCTGATGGCAGAGGTAACAGCCATCATTAACTCAAGACCTCTAGTTTCTGTCTCCTCAGATCCAGATGTTCCACAGATACTTACCCCAACAATGCTTCTCACTCAGAAGCAGAGCGTTCTACCTCCTCCAGGGATATTCACTGAGAAGGACCTGTATAAGCAACAGTGGCGCCAAGTTCAAAGATTGGCTGACGAATTCTGGAATCGTTGGAAACGCGAATACCTGCACATACTACAACTCCGCCACAAATGGCAAGAGTCGAGTCCCAACATCACGAAGGGTGATGTTGTTTTGTTGAAGGATGATCGCACATGCCGCAATGATTGGCCGTTGGCTCTCATAACAGACACCTTCCCAGGTAGTGATGGCAAGGTCCGAAGGATCGAGGTCAAGGTCATCAAGGATGGAGCTGCCAAAAAGCTTCTCAGGCCTGTTACAGAGGTTGTGATGCTTCTAAAGAATGGGGACTGATATGTTTACAAGTTTATGGTTTAAGTATTGCTATGTGGCATCTTAACAGATGCCAGGCGGGGAGTGTTCTGCCCTTTAATCTGTTATAAGACAAGTGTTCAATGTTAATTTACTCTCAGTACATCGAgccttttattttgaagggCGGCTTGGGCACGTAACGGGGAGTCAGCCATTTTCTTTAGTTTCTGTTTAGTCAGCGACATGTAAACAAGATCATCCGCTGCAGTCTGCTTTCTGTTTATGCCATCGACACCACCGTCTGTAAGTTTTGATTTAATATTCTGAAGTAGAATTTATTTGAGTCTTATTCGTGGAGAATGTTTGCAGTAAATGTGAGATTTGATCATTGCGCGAGGCCTATGTGTTCATGTTCGGGTCATTTTAATGCAACCTAGCTAAAGGGACAAACGTAGCATTTTGATTTTGCGTTTAACCTCCTTTTAACAATGCTAAGCTAAAGGTAGCTGTTTTATTTCTGTCCTACAGTTTTACTCCATGTTAACGTGTACGTGGTTCATCAAAATAAAGTGGAGCTAAGGAAGCTACATCCTGACTCACGTATTAATTCAACTGGAGTTAGGCttactgctgaattgtgttagACACACACAAGGGGAGCAGAATAGGTGTGCTTGCAGCAGTAAAAGAACATTATACATTATTGAGGGCAGTAATATCAATGAGTCTACTGGCAGTTTTGCATATTTAATATTATTGCATACAggctacagtgaggaaaatacgtatttgaacagcagtaagacacaaataaatcattaaaaaattatacattgtgatttccggatactttttttagatgatgtctctcacagtggagatgcacctaagatgaaaatgtcagacccctccatgatttctaagtgggagaacttgcaaagtcgcagggtgttcaaatacttattttcctcactgttgtgatgggcagggtgagcgaaataaaatggaagcgatcacgccaagtctcagggaaaatggatggtttaattgaaatagtgcgcaaaccaaaaacccgtgacatgatcccaatgaaggatataatgaccagcggtcaactggtataAAGACAAGACAtgtatagacaaacaaacgagcctcaggtgagacggatcacaggcTCTTCCCCCcccgagggacgaacacaacaacaacaggacaactgccgctgtagacggaggcgaccagtagggggcccgtcgttccaatgacttttttaaagtctgtctgtgttttgaatctgaaatgtatctttttttttacagaaagtGGTGGTTTATACAGTTTTAAATGCTGAGACTATGCACATACTTTATCATTGTGAATCCTTAAATTTAGAAGCTGACATGTGGTGTCACCTGATGAGGTTTTACATGTGTAAGTGCTGCTGATGTGATGTGGTGTTGGAGAAAAACGTTTTGGAGCTCCAGATGTGAAGATCCCTGGGTATCCGCATCTCCATTACAGCAAATGTAGTTTTCATTGAAATACTTCagatttactttttttttacttcaaattTACTTTTAATTGTTAATTGTAACCTTTTCAAAGAACACAAAGCTTGCATATAAAACAGTAGATTAAACAATATGCTAATGATAGAAGATAAAATGCTATTCAACATGGAATCCAGAACAGaaagatattaaaaactggagtTGTGAAAACATGAGCTCAGAATATAGTGACACAGTGGCTGCGTTAGAAAAGCAAATGTACATAAGTATGTAGAGAACAAACGAAGCACCACTGTGTATCAAAGTTAGATCATCATAaatctaacactaacccctaacccctaactctaacactaacccctaacactaacccctaactctaacactaacccctaactctaaccctaacccctaacactaacccctgtGCAGTGTCAATGCCAGATCATCATATTTAGGTCACATTACAATAAAAAACACAGGTCCTACAGTATGGACTCAGCAAGAGCACAGGTCAGTGCTCCATTCACCGCTGTTATTAGTGACAGATACTGTGTGGTTCTTCAGACACCATGTCTGCTCTCTGCTGCACTGCTGTCTCGCTCCGACACGCCATCATATCCACTTTTTCTTTGGGAACTCTGTGTGATTTTGTCTGTTTCGGATTATTATCATGTGGGAATATTCCTCTTCTGAGAAGGATCTGGTGACTGGGAGTCATCTGGTCAGCCAGAATTTTCAAATATCCAGAGGAATTCATGGTATTCACCTTCAAATGTCCTCTTCCCAATACGTTCTGTGCTCATTCAGCCCCATATCATCCCACTCCCCGCTCTGGGCTTCTCTGTCAGGACCATGTGGGACTGTGCTTCTCTGTCAGGACCATGTGGGACTGTGCTGCTCTGTCGGGACCATGCGGGACTGTGCTTCTCTGTCAGGACCATGCGGGACTGTGCTTCTCTGTCGGGACCATGCGGGACTGTGCTTCTCTGTCAGGACCATGCGGGACTGTGCTGCTCTGTCAGGACCATGCGGGACTGTGCTGCTCTGTCTGAACCATGGGGGACTGTGCTTCTCTGTCGGGACCATGCAGGACTGTGCTTCTCTGTCAGGACCATGCGGGACTGTGCTTCTCTGTCAGGACCATGCAGGACTGTGCTTCTCTGTCAGGACCGTGCGGGACTGTGCTTCTCTTGCGGGACCATCCATTCCCTAAGTTTAATCTTGCATATTTGTTGTGATGGGCAATGAAAGGTTTTTGTCCTGTATGCTGTCCACACAGATTGACTTTACACGATGTCCTTTGCCCTGTCTAAGCTGTCACAGACACTGTGCTTCCACTGACAGCCCCACTGGCCTGTCTGTTTCCCAGAGCTAGACTGTGTAAGTAGCGCGTTGTCTGTGGCATAATGTTTTGAGGACAGCCTACACAGTCACAGTTAGAGGATCTCTGGCTTGGTCAGTGATTACTGTTTCAACTGACCTTCAACTAGGGACAGGTCTTCCTCTTCAGTCTTTGTGTGTTACAGTCTGATTTTTCAACACCTCCGGCAATTATTTCCCATGGAGCCTTGACGCACGTAGACATGCAAACCTGACAACATTGTGCTGcttaataaacatttttatgcaGTTCAGCTAATTGGAAAACCACTGTACTCTGTTTTGTTTCAATACCAACATATGTTGTAACGTGCAGTCGTCAAAGGTGTATTTCCTTTTCCTAGACTGGGGCCAGTATTTTTAATGCAAGCTTTCTAtatcatttatttttaaattgtaCATAAGAGAAAAATCTCTGTTTGCAAACTTTGATATAATGCAATTATTAAGAAATtacaattttttaaaataatttgacTATGTGATATTACGGGGTGTACTCACATCTGCTGTGTACTGTATTAAGCAGGGTGGGTGGTTATTGCAGCACTGTAGATTATGAAACAAGTTGTAACGTGTGGTGTGTTggcatgtgtgtgaaatatCCTGAATGATTGAAGAGCACCAGTCAGATCATTTCACTTCACATAAAACTCTGAGTTCATTCCTACAGTTCATGTCCAGCCACATGTAGCCTTGATCTCGTGTTTCTATGGCGCCACACTGGTGAGACAGGGGAAGTTCTGGCTGTCTTCCTCCCTTCCAGTTGGTCCAAGATCCCACAACCATCCCATTGGACCAAATCCAGAACCCAAAGAGACGGCTCTGTCTAAGCCCCAcccacacaggtccagagactTTATTCCTTCTGAGTTCAGACTCCACTTCTTTCTGGTCGAGGTGAGACTCAATGCGTAGGAGACCAGACCTGTGACCTTCCTGACAGTAGTCCAGAGCTTTCTCCCAGATCATActgacctcactcacatggATGGACGctgacagagacacaaacaccagaTACACTTCTTCATTCTACTGATCTAGACTGCAGAGAACATTTTAGTGTTGGTAACATCATGACTTACTGCTGTAGCACAGAGCAGATGCAGGATCATTACACGCTGATGGAGACCATTCATCCTTCATCAGTTTTACACAATCACATGGCTGAGGGACACAAGATCTCCAGTTCCTGTAGGTGGAGAGACCTCCATCAGCCCACTCCCAGCCTGAGCTGAGCATGGCTCTAATAACATCTGTAGAGGTCAAAGGTAAACACggtttatttatgtttatgcAATTGAAGTTATGAGGTTGATATGAATAAGGAATTTATCAATAGTCCCAGTCAGGTTATTACCATATTTATAGCACATGAAATTAAAATTGATCCTTATTGATGATATCAATAATTACAGTTTGTAATATTGTTAAAACGTCTATATTAAGTTTTTACCTTGTTTATAACACATAAAATGATTTTTCTCTGTGCAGTTATTACAATTCAATGAACCATTAGCCATCATAGTAGCACAGCAGCTCAATGTTCCACAGTCATCTGTCAAGTTTACAAATGTAACTGCATCAACATTAGACCATTTATAACTGGGACTGTGGTGGAGACCAATCCAGGCAGCATATAATCCAGCCTCCTCAGTCAGATTAGCCAGTACACTGTTGTCTTCCTCACTGTACACAGTGACGAGGTCGGTGTAGTTTCTTCTACAAGCTGTCTGAGCCTCAGACTGAGTCAGATTCTCATCCACAATGATGTAGAATGTTCTGAGACGACTTCCACCTGGAGCAGAAAATACTGGAAAAGTTTCTCTTCTTAGTGACtcagtgatggggtgatgtTATACTATGGTCTGATGAGAAACTGTCAGGAATGTTCTCCagtgctgtgggcgtgtgttgtgaTACCTGTGGCATTACTGTGGTAGCACAGAGCAGGAAAACCAGTATTACAGGACACTGAGATCCATTTCCCTCTTTGCAGTTTTGTACAGTCTCCTGTTCTCTGAGGCTGATCAGTCCCCCAGTTCCTGTAGGTGGAGAGACCTCCATCAGTCCACTCCCAGTCATCACACAGCAGGCCGATCCAGAAGGGGGTGGTGCTGTTCTTCCCATTCAGATTCACCTCTTCATTTTGCTCCTGATCTCTGATGCTGACCAGATCAGTGTATTTCTCCCTGCAGTATCTCTGGGCTTCATACCAGGACATTGGCTCCAGCACTAACTGATAACTGTGGCACGAATCTGCAGTGATTAAACAATTAACAAATCAACCCTTAATTATATGTTTAGAGTTAAAGGTGATGACATCAATACTTATAGTATTTAATATTGTTGAAACCTCTATAGTAAGTATTTACCTTGTTTATAACACATAAAATTCTTTTTCTGTGTGCAGTTATCACACTCCCATGAACCCTCAGCCTTCATAGCAACACAGCAGCTCCATGTCCCACAGTCTTGTATTGAGTCTCTGAATGTAACTGCATCACCATTAGACCATTTATAACTGGGCTGACTGCGGTGGAGCCCAATCCAGGCAGCATATAATCCAGCCTCCTCAGTCAGATTAGCCAGTACACTGTTGTCTTCCTCACTGTACACAGTGACGAGGTCGGTGTAGTTTCTTCTACAAGCTGTCTGAGCCTCAGACTGAGTCAGATTCTCATATCCTGTGATGTTGAATGTTCTGAGACGACTTCCAGCTGCAGCAGAAAAGACTGGAAAAGTTTCTCTTCTTAGTGACtcagtgatggggtgatgtTGGTCTGATTAGAAACTGTCAGGAATGTTCTCCAGTGCTGTGGGCATGTGTTGTGATGTGGCACTACTGTGGTAGCACAGAGCAGATTCACCATTATTACATGGCACTGAGTAACAGTAATGAGACTATAGGGGTAGATGTGAAGGACTGGGGTAGATGTGACGGGGTAGATGTGACAGGGCTGATGTAACGGGGTAGATGTGACGGGGTAGATATGAAG
The sequence above is a segment of the Brachyhypopomus gauderio isolate BG-103 unplaced genomic scaffold, BGAUD_0.2 sc116, whole genome shotgun sequence genome. Coding sequences within it:
- the LOC143497907 gene encoding uncharacterized protein LOC143497907 yields the protein MDNEVFQDKAKSWVAPLPFKFPRPPLPNNREQAMNRLSSLQRMLERKPEMKGQFIAFMQKIFDNSHAEPASLLPRGKECWYLPMFGVYHPRKPGQIRVVFDSSAQYNGISLNNVLLSGPDLNNSLLGVLIRFRRERVAIMADIEQMFHCFVVREDHRDYLRFLWYRDNDPSKDIIEYRMRVHVFGNSPSPAVATYCLRRAAKKGERQYGSDTRRFIEQEFYVDDGLFSTPTEDEAISLLQKTQASLLESNLRLHKIASNSIEVLRAFPAGDHAKDMKDLYLDGDSATTHRSLGLSWDVKRDIFTFQVSIKDKPFTKRGVLSTINSLYDPLGFVAPVTIRGKSLLRELTLNGTDWDSPLPQDKSEVWETWRDSLQELQHLHLPRTYTGTSCSNASRKELCVFSDASTKAIGAVVYLKTTDENGQIHVGFVFGKARLAPPNEPTIPRLELCVAVLAVEIAEFIVQEINIQVDAVTFYCDSKVVLGYIHNQSKRFYVYVHNRVQRIRQSTGPNQWKYVPTEHNPVDHASRSVQASKLTRTSWLTGPAFLSKPHSTIEQLETFELINPDSDVEIRSQVTSCVTSQKVNQLDPERFTKFSSWKSLQRAVATLVHVVRSFKKDRRTTGCNGWHWCPKPFTTDELSKATAAIILAVQRTSFSEELAVLSVGDEISKRSPLVKLNPTADPKGLLRIGGRLELADLSDRERHPVILLGKCHVSTLLIRHHHEQVEHQGRTITEGAVRAAGIWLLGGKRCISAVLHACVICRRLRKKGEKQIMSDLPPERLSTSPPFTYTGLDVFGPWIVTARRTRGGMAQSKRWAVLFTCMSTRAVHIEVIDSLDTSSFINALRRFFAIRGPSKQLHSDCGTNFIGACRELEFHKVVTESEVQRYTSNQGCTWRFNPPHSSHMGGVWERMVGIARRILDSMLMRTPSSTLSHEVLCTLMAEVTAIINSRPLVSVSSDPDVPQILTPTMLLTQKQSVLPPPGIFTEKDLYKQQWRQVQRLADEFWNRWKREYLHILQLRHKWQESSPNITKGDVVLLKDDRTCRNDWPLALITDTFPGSDGKVRRIEVKVIKDGAAKKLLRPVTEVVMLLKNGD